A genomic segment from Syntrophotalea acetylenivorans encodes:
- the rplI gene encoding 50S ribosomal protein L9, translated as MDIILVENVDGLGNIGDLVSVKAGYARNYLIPQKFAVAANSRNIKEMEHQKRQLERKAQKVMQASEVIKGQIEALSCEFALRAGEEGKLFGSVTTMELAAKISEAGIEIDRKKIQLDEPIKNLGEFEIPVKLPAGVVANLKVAVVASEE; from the coding sequence ATGGATATCATTCTTGTAGAAAATGTCGATGGTCTCGGCAATATCGGTGACCTGGTAAGCGTTAAGGCCGGTTACGCTCGTAACTACCTTATTCCGCAAAAATTTGCTGTTGCAGCCAATTCCCGCAACATTAAAGAAATGGAACACCAGAAGCGTCAACTGGAGCGTAAAGCGCAGAAGGTGATGCAGGCTTCTGAAGTAATTAAAGGTCAGATTGAGGCCTTGAGCTGCGAATTTGCCCTTCGCGCCGGCGAAGAAGGCAAACTGTTCGGTTCGGTGACCACCATGGAACTCGCTGCTAAAATCAGCGAAGCCGGCATCGAAATCGACCGTAAGAAAATTCAACTCGACGAGCCCATCAAGAACCTGGGAGAGTTCGAGATTCCGGTCAAGCTGCCCGCCGGTGTTGTGGCGAACCTCAAGGTTGCCGTTGTTGCCAGCGAAGAGTAG
- the dnaB gene encoding replicative DNA helicase, translating to MSEQSSHRLPPQSLEGEMSVLGGILLENEALNKALELLRPEDFYRESHRKIFSALIDLSDRGEPADLVTLTSTLQKKGELEEVGGSSYLGVLVDYVPTAANIGYYCRMVKEKALARHMIHVSTEIATRGYEGGDIEETLDWAEKSIFEISGMKSRPSYFSTREIMQDTFKNIEKLYQRKELVTGVPTGFTDLDTMTAGMQPSDLVIIAGRPSMGKTAFILNIVENAGLRAEPQVPTLVFSLEMSKEQLVQRMLCSVSRVDASRLRTGHLVDSDWGKLTDGAGKLSDAPIFIDDTPAITVLELRAKARRLKAERDLGLVVVDYLQLMQGHNSESRQQEISEISRSLKALAKELNIPVIALSQLNRSLENRTDKRPIMADLRESGAIEQDADVIMFIYREAVYCEDCKSRDRSCEKGHEKDAEIVIGKQRNGPIGTVHLTFQGQFTRFENQSKRQEGY from the coding sequence ATGAGTGAACAGTCGTCCCACCGTCTTCCACCGCAAAGCCTTGAAGGGGAAATGTCCGTCCTTGGCGGCATTCTGCTGGAAAATGAAGCCCTCAACAAGGCCCTGGAACTCCTGCGGCCTGAAGACTTCTATCGCGAAAGTCATCGCAAGATTTTTTCCGCACTCATCGATCTATCCGATCGTGGCGAACCTGCCGACCTGGTTACCCTGACCTCTACCCTGCAAAAAAAAGGTGAACTGGAAGAAGTTGGCGGCAGCAGTTATCTCGGCGTTTTGGTCGATTATGTTCCGACGGCCGCTAACATCGGCTATTATTGCCGAATGGTCAAAGAAAAAGCTTTGGCCCGGCATATGATTCACGTTTCCACTGAAATTGCCACTCGAGGTTATGAAGGCGGCGATATCGAGGAAACCCTCGATTGGGCCGAAAAGTCGATCTTTGAGATCAGCGGCATGAAGAGCCGCCCGTCCTACTTCTCCACCCGCGAGATCATGCAGGACACCTTCAAGAACATCGAAAAGCTCTATCAGCGTAAAGAACTGGTTACCGGTGTTCCGACAGGCTTTACCGATCTTGACACCATGACCGCCGGTATGCAGCCATCCGACCTGGTCATCATTGCCGGTCGCCCCTCCATGGGTAAGACCGCTTTCATTCTCAACATCGTTGAAAATGCCGGACTCCGCGCCGAACCCCAGGTTCCGACCCTGGTTTTTTCTCTGGAAATGAGTAAGGAACAGCTTGTGCAGCGTATGCTCTGTTCCGTTTCCCGTGTCGATGCCAGTCGCCTGCGGACCGGCCACCTGGTAGATTCTGACTGGGGTAAGCTCACAGACGGTGCCGGCAAGCTTTCCGATGCTCCCATTTTTATCGACGATACCCCGGCTATCACCGTGCTGGAGTTGCGAGCCAAGGCCCGCCGCCTTAAAGCCGAGCGCGACCTGGGCTTGGTCGTAGTCGATTATCTTCAGCTCATGCAAGGTCACAATTCCGAGAGCCGTCAACAAGAGATTTCGGAAATTTCCCGTTCTCTTAAAGCCCTGGCCAAGGAACTTAATATTCCGGTTATCGCCCTGTCTCAGCTTAACCGTTCCTTGGAAAACCGTACGGACAAGCGACCGATTATGGCCGATTTGCGCGAATCAGGTGCTATTGAGCAGGATGCCGACGTGATCATGTTCATCTATCGCGAAGCGGTTTATTGCGAAGATTGCAAAAGCCGGGATCGCAGCTGCGAGAAGGGACATGAAAAAGACGCGGAAATCGTGATAGGTAAACAGCGTAACGGTCCCATTGGTACCGTGCACCTGACCTTTCAGGGGCAGTTTACCCGCTTCGAAAATCAATCCAAGAGGCAGGAGGGGTATTAA
- a CDS encoding sigma-54-dependent transcriptional regulator produces MSIQRILVADDEQSIAWVLAKALTKKGFTVDTVADGTAAKAQVEKNTYDLAILDIKMPGISGLDLLSEFREQRPEMMVIIMTAESTMKNAVEAMRLGAYDYLTKPFDLDALDAIILKAQNASSATEEIRRLKDEIKDHYHLDRTIIGKSQPMQDIYKILGRVAPTDVTVLITGESGTGKELVARAIHYNSPRLGKAFLALNCAAIPSELLESELFGYEKGAFTGATERKIGKFEQASGGTLFLDEIGDMPLDLQAKLLRVLQEKEITRTGGSTSIPVDVRIVAATNQNLEEQVRSRAFREDLYYRLNVVPINIPPLRDRRSDIPLLVDYFIPRAQQELNVQTRGCTKEAMDLLMRHDWPGNIRELENSLRRAALLSADALLTPEDFPSLQPQGGAAAEVDESLEALISKKLRSSFAQMDVQELDNLYEMVMHQMERPLIKIILEKTRSNQVRASEILGINRNTLRKKIQTLDIDIKNV; encoded by the coding sequence CCAAAAAGGGTTTTACCGTTGATACGGTAGCCGACGGCACCGCGGCCAAAGCACAGGTAGAAAAGAACACCTACGATCTTGCGATACTCGATATAAAAATGCCTGGTATTTCCGGTCTCGACCTGCTCAGCGAATTTCGCGAACAGCGTCCGGAAATGATGGTGATCATCATGACCGCCGAGTCGACCATGAAAAATGCCGTCGAAGCCATGCGCCTTGGCGCCTATGACTATCTCACCAAACCCTTTGACCTCGATGCCCTCGACGCCATCATCCTTAAGGCCCAAAACGCCTCTTCGGCTACCGAGGAAATAAGGCGACTCAAGGACGAAATCAAGGACCATTACCATCTCGACCGCACCATTATCGGCAAGAGCCAGCCGATGCAGGACATTTATAAAATTCTTGGTCGGGTCGCCCCGACGGATGTCACCGTGCTCATCACCGGCGAAAGCGGAACAGGCAAGGAATTGGTCGCTCGAGCTATTCATTACAACAGCCCGCGGCTGGGTAAGGCTTTTCTAGCCCTCAACTGCGCGGCCATCCCCAGCGAACTCCTTGAGAGCGAACTATTCGGCTACGAAAAAGGGGCCTTTACCGGCGCAACCGAGCGAAAAATAGGTAAGTTTGAGCAGGCCAGCGGCGGCACCCTGTTTCTTGACGAAATCGGCGACATGCCTCTGGATCTGCAGGCTAAGTTGCTCCGGGTTCTGCAAGAAAAAGAAATTACCCGTACCGGAGGCAGCACCTCCATCCCCGTCGATGTACGCATTGTCGCTGCCACCAACCAGAACCTGGAAGAGCAGGTTCGCAGCCGGGCTTTCCGGGAGGACCTCTACTACCGCCTGAACGTGGTGCCAATCAATATTCCACCGTTGCGCGATCGACGCAGCGACATCCCGCTGCTGGTCGACTATTTTATCCCCCGCGCCCAACAGGAATTGAACGTTCAAACCCGTGGTTGCACCAAAGAAGCCATGGACCTGCTTATGCGACACGATTGGCCAGGGAATATCCGCGAACTGGAAAATAGCCTGCGGCGGGCAGCGCTGCTTTCGGCTGACGCGCTATTGACCCCTGAAGACTTTCCTAGCCTGCAACCCCAGGGAGGAGCTGCGGCGGAAGTCGATGAATCCCTGGAAGCCTTGATCTCCAAAAAGTTACGCAGCAGTTTCGCTCAAATGGATGTTCAGGAACTGGACAACCTTTACGAGATGGTCATGCACCAGATGGAGAGACCTCTGATCAAAATCATTCTTGAAAAGACCCGCTCCAACCAGGTGAGGGCGTCTGAGATCCTGGGCATCAATCGCAACACGCTGCGGAAGAAGATTCAAACCCTGGATATCGACATCAAGAATGTCTAA